From Tachysurus fulvidraco isolate hzauxx_2018 chromosome 10, HZAU_PFXX_2.0, whole genome shotgun sequence, one genomic window encodes:
- the dennd5b gene encoding DENN domain-containing protein 5B isoform X9, with amino-acid sequence MSASTTASCRFAHYFVLCGLDNDTGLEPDALAGENFDQSPLKRTFKSKVLAHYPENIECSSFDQDAVNMLCMPKGLSFRTQKDSLTPKFHSFLITREDGSRTYGFVHTFYEEVTSAQIRSAMQTLHQMHQAEHTSSHTCPSSSSSSSSSMDSLTSSSDEAESLSSACSVSRRCCKSQSYDAEQDTLYVSKALCLITPMPFMHACRRFLAQLHRAVTAQQPPPLPLESYVHNVLYEVPLPPPGRSLKFHAVYEPIVCQRPGPAELPLADFPLGEAFRLLGVENLVQLFTCVLLEMQVLLYSEDYQRLMVVAEGISTLLFPFQWQHVYVPILPASLLHFLDAPVPYIMGLQSKEGTDRSKLELPQEANLCFVDIDNHCLELPEDFPQFPNKAEFIQELSELLLSYGLSLEGGASSPPPASTQTHVTGPEALRDLVDDGRNGNLPSDVADMLQGNPTLERLQALAKRTGVKVARLEELAARQKPLVEENTAVLRTGIEQEELRNAKLNVQLREVFAARFVAMFADYEAFVIQNSPDLESWLSNREQMHNFDKASFLSDQPEPYLPFLCRFIETQMFATFIDNKILSQWEEKEPLLRVFDGRIEKARLYNVRAPSLRSSVYQRCSFLSESAQAIEQRLVKIDHTAIHPHLLDMKIGQGKYQQGFFPKLQADVLASGPTNNKWTNRTAPAQRRRDWHRQPNDHHGLDNDLKEKYIQEARSLGKNLRQPKLSDLSPAVIAQTNSKFVEGLLKECKMKTKRMLVEKMGREAVELGHGEANITGLEENTLIASLCDLLERIWSHGLQVKQGKSALWSHLRHYQDTVERMEQQQQVDSSASNGQDKRKSESSIGLPVLRVSVIQDMRHIQSMGEIKTDVGRARAWIRLSLEKKLLSQHLKQLLSHQAITKKLYKRYAFLRCEEEKEQFLFHLLSLNTVDYFCFTSVFTTIMIPYRAVIIPIKKLSNAMTTSNPWVCVSGELGDSGVMQIPKNVLEMTFDSAFRAHTHLSIPFKCQNLGKLTTVQLGHDNAGLLAKWLVDCVMVRNEITGHTYKFPCGRWLGKGVDDGSLERILIGELVSPYHEEEAGRGSKTPPAQRSPSQIRRISISAITGRGSKPTADQIQEAISEAVNNIVKHFHKPEKERGSLTVLLCGEGGLVGALEQFFYHGFRTARLFQKSIFLWDFIERTVLYMESSDQMGDLQRLTEPLSSSRNSLCRYANAINNTSRNLGKDGKFQLLICLGARDRLLPHWLPLLIESPIIIRMYEETALLRDNLAANSLISVLHSLHDFRITLETSLTKGVEL; translated from the exons CTCTGTATGCCTAAAGGTCTGTCGTTCCGCACTCAAAAGGACTCCCTGACCCCGAAGTTCCACTCGTTTCTAATCACGCGTGAGGACGGCTCTCGCACCTATGGCTTTGTTCACACCTTCTATGAGGAGGTGACCAGCGCTCAGATCCGTTCCGCTATGCAGACGTTGCACCAGATGCACCAGGCAGAGCACACCTCATCCCACACCTGCCCTTCATCCTCCTCGTCATCCTCTTCCAGTATGGACTCGCTAACCAGCAGTTCGGACGAAGCAGAGTCTCTGTCGTCTGCCTGTTCTGTGAGTCGGCGTTGTTGCAAATCTCAGAGCTACGATGCCGAGCAGGACACTCTGTATGTCTCTAAAGCACTGTGTCTAATCACACCCATGCCCTTTATGCATGCGTGTCGCCGCTTCCTGGCCCAGCTGCACAGGGCTGTTACGGCACAGCAGCCGCCTCCTTTACCTCTAGAGAGCTACGTACACAATGTGCTTTATGAAGTCCCGCTTCCGCCTCCTGGGCGCTCCTTAAAGTTTCACGCCGTTTATGAGCCCATCGTATGTCAACGGCCAGGACCGGCTGAGCTCCCGTTGGCAGATTTTCCCCTGGGCGAGGCTTTCCGGCTGCTAGGCGTTGAAAACCTGGTGCAGCTCTTTACCTGCGTCCTGCTCGAGATGCAGGTTCTGCTTTACTCGGAAG ATTATCAGAGGTTGATGGTGGTAGCAGAGGGAATCTCCACGCTGCTCTTTCCATTCCAGTGGCAGCATGTGTACGTTCCTATCCTGCCTGCATCCCTGCTGCACTTTCTGGATGCCCCTGTGCCCTATATCATGGGCTTACAGTCGAAAGAGGGCACAGACCGCTCCAAACTGGAACTGCCTCAAGAG GCGAACCTTTGCTTCGTGGACATTGACAATCACTGCCTGGAGCTGCCTGAGGATTTCCCCCAGTTCCCCAACAAGGCTGAGTTCATCCAGGAGCTAAGCGAACTACTGCTGAGTTACGGCCTGTCGCTAGAAGGAGGCGCTTCTTCACCCCCGCCTGCCTCCACTCAGACCCATGTGACCGGCCCTGAAGCCCTGAGAGACTTGGTGGACGACGGGAGGAACGGAAATCTGCCGTCAGATGTTGCGGACATGCTGCAGGGAAACCCCACTCTGGAGCGCCTTCAGGCTCTAGCCAAGCGCACGGGGGTGAAGGTTGCACGTCTGGAGGAGCTGGCGGCCAGGCAGAAGCCTTTGGTGGAGGAAAACACGGCGGTGTTGAGGACTGGCATCGAACAGGAGGAGTTGAGGAATGCCAAGCTAAACGTGCAGCTCAGGGAGGTGTTTGCTGCTCGCTTTGTTGCGATGTTCGCCGACTACGAGGCCTTCGTCATTCAGAACTCTCCAGACCTGGAGTCCTGGCTCTCCAATCGGGAGCAGATGCACAACTTTGACAAG GCTTCCTTCCTGTCAGACCAGCCAGAGCCATACCTACCTTTCCTGTGTCGCTTCATCGAGACCCAGATGTTCGCCACCTTCATTGACAATAAAATCTTGTCCCAGTGGGAGGAAAAGGAGCCCCTTCTGCGTGTGTTTGATGGACGCATCGAGAAAGCTCGCCTCTACAATGTACGAGCTCCCAGCCTGCGCTCCTCCGTCTACCAGAGGTGTAGCTTCCTCAGCGAGTCCG CTCAGGCCATTGAGCAGCGTCTGGTGAAAATCGACCACACAGCCATTCATCCTCACTTGTTGGATATGAAGATCGGTCAGGGCAAATACCAGCAGGGCTTTTTCCCTAAGCTGCAGGCAGACGTGCTCGCCTCGGGTCCCACCAACAACAA GTGGACTAATCGCACCGCTCCTGCTCAGAGACGGAGGGACTGGCACAGGCAGCCGAACGATCATCACGGCCTGGACAACGACCTCAAAGAG AAATACATACAGGAGGCTCGTAGCCTTGGTAAAAATCTACGGCAGCCCAAACTTTCTGACCTTTCACCTGCGGTCATCGCACAGACTAACTCCAAGTTCGTAGAAGGATTACTGAAGGAGTGCAAAATGAAG ACTAAGCGGATGTTGGTGGAGAAGATGGGTCGAGAGGCTGTGGAGCTCGGCCACGGTGAGGCCAATATCACCGGGCTGGAGGAGAACACGCTCATCGCTAGTCTGTGTGACCTGCTAGAGAGAATATGGAGCCATGGCCTGCAGGTCAAACAG GGGAAGTCTGCATTATGGTCCCATTTAAGGCATTACCAGGACACAGTGGAGAGGatggaacagcagcagcaggttgACTCATCAG CATCTAACGGACAAGACAAACGGAAGTCGGAGTCGTCCATTGGCCTGCCAGTGCTGCGTGTGTCAGTCATACAGGACATGAG acacattcagaGCATGGGGGAGATCAAGACTGATGTAGGGAGAGCACGAGCCTGGATTCGTCTGTCCCTGGAGAAGAAGCTGCTTTCCCAACACCTAAAACAGTTGCTTTCTCACCAAGCTATAACAAA GAAGTTGTATAAGCGATATGCCTTCTTGAGGTGTGAAGAAGAGAAGGAGCAGTTTCTCTTCCATCTGCTGAGTCTGAACACAGTGGACTACTTCTGCTTCACCAGCGTCTTTACCACCAtca tGATTCCGTACCGTGCCGTCATCATCCCTATCAAGAAGCTGAGTAACGCCATGACCACGTCGAATCCCTGGGTGTGCGTGTCAGGTGAACTAGGAGATTCAGGAGTCATGCAGATCCCAAAGAACGTTCTGGAAATGACGTTTGAT TCTGCCTTTAGGGCTCACACGCACCTCTCCATCCCCTTCAAG TGTCAGAACCTTGGGAAGCTGACGACGGTGCAGTTGGGACACGATAATGCTGGGCTCCTGGCCAAGTGGCTGGTGGACTGTGTGATGGTTCGCAACGAGATTACGGGACACACGTACAA ATTCCCTTGCGGTCGGTGGTTGGGGAAAGGTGTAGACGACGGCAGTCTTGAGCGAATCCTGATCGGTGAATTGGTGTCTCCATACCATGAGGAGGAGGCGGGACGGGGTTCAAAGACTCCGCCCGCTCAGCGCTCCCCCTCACAAATCCGTCGTATCAGCATCAGCGCCATCACGGGCCGAGGCAGCA AACCGACAGCTGATCAGATACAGGAAGCCATCAGTGAAGCGGTCAACAACATCGTGAAACATTTCCACAAACCAGAGAAagag AGAGGGAGTCTGACAGTTCTACTGTGTGGAGAAGGAGGTCTGGTGGGAGCTCTGGAGCAGTTCTTCTACCACGGCTTTCGCACAGCTCGTCTCTTCCAGAAAAGCATCTTTCTCTGGGACTTTATTG AGAGGACAGTGTTGTACATGGAGAGTTCTGATCAGATGGGTGATCTGCAGCGACTTACTGAACCCCTCAGCTCGAGCCGCAACTCTCTCTGTCGCTATGCCAACGCTATCAACAATACGTCGCGCAACTTGGGCAAAGATGGCAAGTTCCAGCTTCTCATCTGCCTTGGGGCAAG AGATCGTTTGCTGCCTCATTGGCTCCCCCTGCTGATCGAGAGTCCCATCATCATTCGTATGTACGAGGAGACAGCGTTGCTGCGTGACAATCTCGCCGCCAACTCTCTCATCAGCGTCCTACACTCTCTGCATGACTTCCGCATAACTCTAGAGACCTCTCTCACAAAAGGGGTAGAGCTATAG
- the dennd5b gene encoding DENN domain-containing protein 5B isoform X7 has translation MSASTTASCRFAHYFVLCGLDNDTGLEPDALAALYQWLEADRQGRDPEAVTAGENFDQSPLKRTFKSKVLAHYPENIECSSFDQDAVNMLCMPKGLSFRTQKDSLTPKFHSFLITREDGSRTYGFVHTFYEEVTSAQIRSAMQTLHQMHQAEHTSSHTCPSSSSSSSSSMDSLTSSSDEAESLSSACSVSRRCCKSQSYDAEQDTLYVSKALCLITPMPFMHACRRFLAQLHRAVTAQQPPPLPLESYVHNVLYEVPLPPPGRSLKFHAVYEPIVCQRPGPAELPLADFPLGEAFRLLGVENLVQLFTCVLLEMQVLLYSEDYQRLMVVAEGISTLLFPFQWQHVYVPILPASLLHFLDAPVPYIMGLQSKEGTDRSKLELPQEANLCFVDIDNHCLELPEDFPQFPNKAEFIQELSELLLSYGLSLEGGASSPPPASTQTHVTGPEALRDLVDDGRNGNLPSDVADMLQGNPTLERLQALAKRTGVKVARLEELAARQKPLVEENTAVLRTGIEQEELRNAKLNVQLREVFAARFVAMFADYEAFVIQNSPDLESWLSNREQMHNFDKASFLSDQPEPYLPFLCRFIETQMFATFIDNKILSQWEEKEPLLRVFDGRIEKARLYNVRAPSLRSSVYQRCSFLSESAQAIEQRLVKIDHTAIHPHLLDMKIGQGKYQQGFFPKLQADVLASGPTNNNRWTNRTAPAQRRRDWHRQPNDHHGLDNDLKEKYIQEARSLGKNLRQPKLSDLSPAVIAQTNSKFVEGLLKECKMKTKRMLVEKMGREAVELGHGEANITGLEENTLIASLCDLLERIWSHGLQVKQGKSALWSHLRHYQDTVERMEQQQQVDSSASNGQDKRKSESSIGLPVLRVSVIQDMRHIQSMGEIKTDVGRARAWIRLSLEKKLLSQHLKQLLSHQAITKKLYKRYAFLRCEEEKEQFLFHLLSLNTVDYFCFTSVFTTIMIPYRAVIIPIKKLSNAMTTSNPWVCVSGELGDSGVMQIPKNVLEMTFDCQNLGKLTTVQLGHDNAGLLAKWLVDCVMVRNEITGHTYKFPCGRWLGKGVDDGSLERILIGELVSPYHEEEAGRGSKTPPAQRSPSQIRRISISAITGRGSKPTADQIQEAISEAVNNIVKHFHKPEKERGSLTVLLCGEGGLVGALEQFFYHGFRTARLFQKSIFLWDFIERTVLYMESSDQMGDLQRLTEPLSSSRNSLCRYANAINNTSRNLGKDGKFQLLICLGARDRLLPHWLPLLIESPIIIRMYEETALLRDNLAANSLISVLHSLHDFRITLETSLTKGVEL, from the exons CTCTGTATGCCTAAAGGTCTGTCGTTCCGCACTCAAAAGGACTCCCTGACCCCGAAGTTCCACTCGTTTCTAATCACGCGTGAGGACGGCTCTCGCACCTATGGCTTTGTTCACACCTTCTATGAGGAGGTGACCAGCGCTCAGATCCGTTCCGCTATGCAGACGTTGCACCAGATGCACCAGGCAGAGCACACCTCATCCCACACCTGCCCTTCATCCTCCTCGTCATCCTCTTCCAGTATGGACTCGCTAACCAGCAGTTCGGACGAAGCAGAGTCTCTGTCGTCTGCCTGTTCTGTGAGTCGGCGTTGTTGCAAATCTCAGAGCTACGATGCCGAGCAGGACACTCTGTATGTCTCTAAAGCACTGTGTCTAATCACACCCATGCCCTTTATGCATGCGTGTCGCCGCTTCCTGGCCCAGCTGCACAGGGCTGTTACGGCACAGCAGCCGCCTCCTTTACCTCTAGAGAGCTACGTACACAATGTGCTTTATGAAGTCCCGCTTCCGCCTCCTGGGCGCTCCTTAAAGTTTCACGCCGTTTATGAGCCCATCGTATGTCAACGGCCAGGACCGGCTGAGCTCCCGTTGGCAGATTTTCCCCTGGGCGAGGCTTTCCGGCTGCTAGGCGTTGAAAACCTGGTGCAGCTCTTTACCTGCGTCCTGCTCGAGATGCAGGTTCTGCTTTACTCGGAAG ATTATCAGAGGTTGATGGTGGTAGCAGAGGGAATCTCCACGCTGCTCTTTCCATTCCAGTGGCAGCATGTGTACGTTCCTATCCTGCCTGCATCCCTGCTGCACTTTCTGGATGCCCCTGTGCCCTATATCATGGGCTTACAGTCGAAAGAGGGCACAGACCGCTCCAAACTGGAACTGCCTCAAGAG GCGAACCTTTGCTTCGTGGACATTGACAATCACTGCCTGGAGCTGCCTGAGGATTTCCCCCAGTTCCCCAACAAGGCTGAGTTCATCCAGGAGCTAAGCGAACTACTGCTGAGTTACGGCCTGTCGCTAGAAGGAGGCGCTTCTTCACCCCCGCCTGCCTCCACTCAGACCCATGTGACCGGCCCTGAAGCCCTGAGAGACTTGGTGGACGACGGGAGGAACGGAAATCTGCCGTCAGATGTTGCGGACATGCTGCAGGGAAACCCCACTCTGGAGCGCCTTCAGGCTCTAGCCAAGCGCACGGGGGTGAAGGTTGCACGTCTGGAGGAGCTGGCGGCCAGGCAGAAGCCTTTGGTGGAGGAAAACACGGCGGTGTTGAGGACTGGCATCGAACAGGAGGAGTTGAGGAATGCCAAGCTAAACGTGCAGCTCAGGGAGGTGTTTGCTGCTCGCTTTGTTGCGATGTTCGCCGACTACGAGGCCTTCGTCATTCAGAACTCTCCAGACCTGGAGTCCTGGCTCTCCAATCGGGAGCAGATGCACAACTTTGACAAG GCTTCCTTCCTGTCAGACCAGCCAGAGCCATACCTACCTTTCCTGTGTCGCTTCATCGAGACCCAGATGTTCGCCACCTTCATTGACAATAAAATCTTGTCCCAGTGGGAGGAAAAGGAGCCCCTTCTGCGTGTGTTTGATGGACGCATCGAGAAAGCTCGCCTCTACAATGTACGAGCTCCCAGCCTGCGCTCCTCCGTCTACCAGAGGTGTAGCTTCCTCAGCGAGTCCG CTCAGGCCATTGAGCAGCGTCTGGTGAAAATCGACCACACAGCCATTCATCCTCACTTGTTGGATATGAAGATCGGTCAGGGCAAATACCAGCAGGGCTTTTTCCCTAAGCTGCAGGCAGACGTGCTCGCCTCGGGTCCCACCAACAACAA CAGGTGGACTAATCGCACCGCTCCTGCTCAGAGACGGAGGGACTGGCACAGGCAGCCGAACGATCATCACGGCCTGGACAACGACCTCAAAGAG AAATACATACAGGAGGCTCGTAGCCTTGGTAAAAATCTACGGCAGCCCAAACTTTCTGACCTTTCACCTGCGGTCATCGCACAGACTAACTCCAAGTTCGTAGAAGGATTACTGAAGGAGTGCAAAATGAAG ACTAAGCGGATGTTGGTGGAGAAGATGGGTCGAGAGGCTGTGGAGCTCGGCCACGGTGAGGCCAATATCACCGGGCTGGAGGAGAACACGCTCATCGCTAGTCTGTGTGACCTGCTAGAGAGAATATGGAGCCATGGCCTGCAGGTCAAACAG GGGAAGTCTGCATTATGGTCCCATTTAAGGCATTACCAGGACACAGTGGAGAGGatggaacagcagcagcaggttgACTCATCAG CATCTAACGGACAAGACAAACGGAAGTCGGAGTCGTCCATTGGCCTGCCAGTGCTGCGTGTGTCAGTCATACAGGACATGAG acacattcagaGCATGGGGGAGATCAAGACTGATGTAGGGAGAGCACGAGCCTGGATTCGTCTGTCCCTGGAGAAGAAGCTGCTTTCCCAACACCTAAAACAGTTGCTTTCTCACCAAGCTATAACAAA GAAGTTGTATAAGCGATATGCCTTCTTGAGGTGTGAAGAAGAGAAGGAGCAGTTTCTCTTCCATCTGCTGAGTCTGAACACAGTGGACTACTTCTGCTTCACCAGCGTCTTTACCACCAtca tGATTCCGTACCGTGCCGTCATCATCCCTATCAAGAAGCTGAGTAACGCCATGACCACGTCGAATCCCTGGGTGTGCGTGTCAGGTGAACTAGGAGATTCAGGAGTCATGCAGATCCCAAAGAACGTTCTGGAAATGACGTTTGAT TGTCAGAACCTTGGGAAGCTGACGACGGTGCAGTTGGGACACGATAATGCTGGGCTCCTGGCCAAGTGGCTGGTGGACTGTGTGATGGTTCGCAACGAGATTACGGGACACACGTACAA ATTCCCTTGCGGTCGGTGGTTGGGGAAAGGTGTAGACGACGGCAGTCTTGAGCGAATCCTGATCGGTGAATTGGTGTCTCCATACCATGAGGAGGAGGCGGGACGGGGTTCAAAGACTCCGCCCGCTCAGCGCTCCCCCTCACAAATCCGTCGTATCAGCATCAGCGCCATCACGGGCCGAGGCAGCA AACCGACAGCTGATCAGATACAGGAAGCCATCAGTGAAGCGGTCAACAACATCGTGAAACATTTCCACAAACCAGAGAAagag AGAGGGAGTCTGACAGTTCTACTGTGTGGAGAAGGAGGTCTGGTGGGAGCTCTGGAGCAGTTCTTCTACCACGGCTTTCGCACAGCTCGTCTCTTCCAGAAAAGCATCTTTCTCTGGGACTTTATTG AGAGGACAGTGTTGTACATGGAGAGTTCTGATCAGATGGGTGATCTGCAGCGACTTACTGAACCCCTCAGCTCGAGCCGCAACTCTCTCTGTCGCTATGCCAACGCTATCAACAATACGTCGCGCAACTTGGGCAAAGATGGCAAGTTCCAGCTTCTCATCTGCCTTGGGGCAAG AGATCGTTTGCTGCCTCATTGGCTCCCCCTGCTGATCGAGAGTCCCATCATCATTCGTATGTACGAGGAGACAGCGTTGCTGCGTGACAATCTCGCCGCCAACTCTCTCATCAGCGTCCTACACTCTCTGCATGACTTCCGCATAACTCTAGAGACCTCTCTCACAAAAGGGGTAGAGCTATAG